From one Malus sylvestris chromosome 1, drMalSylv7.2, whole genome shotgun sequence genomic stretch:
- the LOC126617819 gene encoding uncharacterized protein LOC126617819: MSGPSDRRFDLNFVEEAAPPSPDNIWRPSFVSPTGPLTVGDSVMKNDMTAAVVARNLLTPKDNRLLSKRSDELAVKDSLALSVQCAGSVSNMAQRLFARTRQVESLAAEVMSLKQEIRGLKHENKQLHRLAHDYATNMKRKLDQMKESDGQVLLDHQRFVGLFQRHLLPSSSGAIPRNEAPNDQPLMPPPSRVLSSIEAPNDPPPVPSLSGALPTAETSHKQPL, from the coding sequence atgtctggcccctccgaccgtcgttttgacttgaactttgttgaagaggcagccccgccttctccagacaacatatggcgcccatccttcgtctcccctactggtcctcttaccgttggggattccgtgatgaagaatgatatgaccgctgcggtagtggccaggaaccttctcactcccaaagataacagactactttccaaacggtctgatgagttggctgttaaggattctctggctctcagtgttcagtgtgcaggttctgtgtctaatatggcccaacgcctatttgctcgaacccgccaagttgaatcattggcggctgaagtgatgagtctcaaacaggagattagagggctcaagcatgagaataaacagttgcaccggctcgcacatgactatgctacaaacatgaagaggaagcttgaccagatgaaggaatctgatggtcaggttttacttgatcatcagagatttgtgggtttgttccaaaggcatttattgccttcgtcttctggggctataccgcgtaatgaagctccaaatgatcaacctctgatgcctcctccttctagggttctgtccagtattgaggctccgaatgatccccctccggtgccttctctttctggggctctaccgactgctgagacttctcataagcaacctttgtga